A region from the Silene latifolia isolate original U9 population chromosome 7, ASM4854445v1, whole genome shotgun sequence genome encodes:
- the LOC141593148 gene encoding uncharacterized protein LOC141593148: MVYAFNSIHDRAHLWDHLRRIASHVSGPWAIAGDFNCVLSAVERVGGNTPSGEIEPFRQCVADCGVIDIAATGSLFTWNNKQKPEERIYSRIDRFLINKDWCDHMPDLYAHFLPEGLMDHTPCIVSSSKNSQRKRCFKYYNMWGEYEASQELKKLSIARDSYLAQKAKQFWMKEGDTNSAYFHGILKKRRNGNRVFMIEDMNGKMCDNPELVQTAFLEYYMQLLGTKQATTRIHRKIIDQGQRCRGEHNDILLRPATGEEIRATVFSIPDNKSPGPDGYTSKFFKDA, from the exons ATGGTCTATGCTTTCAATTCTATTCATGATAGGGCTCATCTATGGGATCATTTAAGAAGAATTGCTAGTCATGTTAGTGGTCCTTGGGCCATTGCAGGAGACTTTAACTGTGTTTTATCAGCTGTTGAGAGGGTTGGTGGCAATACACCTTCTGGTGAGATAGAGCCTTTTAGGCAGTGTGTGGCAGATTGTGGAGTCATTGATATAGCTGCTACAGGATCTCTATTTACTTGGAACAATAAACAAAAACCTGAGGAGAGAATTTATAGCAGGATTGATAGGTTCCTGATCAATAAGGACTGGTGTGATCATATGCCTGATCTGTATGCTCACTTCTTACCTGAGGGTTTGATGGACCACACTCCTTGCATTGTAAGTAGCTCTAAGAATTCCCAGAGGAAACGTTGCTTCAAATACTACAACATGTGGGGAG AATATGAGGCCTCTCAGGAATTAAAAAAGCTAAGCATAGCTAGGGATAGCTACTTGGCACAAAAGGCAAAGCAGTTTTGGATGAAAGAGGGGGATACAAATAGTGCTTATTTTCATGGCATTCTCAAAAAGAGAAGGAATGGGAATAGGGTGTTCATGATAGAGGACATGAATGGCAAGATGTGTGACAATCCAGAGCTTGTTCAGACAGCTTTCCTGGAGTACTATATGCAGCTACTTGGGACTAAACAAGCCACTACTAGGATACACAGGAAAATTATTGATCAAGGACAAAGATGCAGGGGGGAGCATAATGATATCTTACTGAGACCTGCCACTGGGGAGGAAATTAGAGCAACTGTTTTTAGTATCCCTGATAATAAATCACCGGGTCCTGATGGATATACAAGCAAGTTCTTTAAGGATGCTTGA